Proteins from one Porites lutea chromosome 3, jaPorLute2.1, whole genome shotgun sequence genomic window:
- the LOC140931808 gene encoding 52 kDa repressor of the inhibitor of the protein kinase-like: protein MEKVISVDQPDSQRTKIRDLYCTRWVERQEAYETFTLLLPSIVKTFEVILDEQQHKQYSTKTPWNWDRETLQRTNGFYHTCCSFQFLIALIVTMKTLAVIKQISIKLQKKSNDIVKAYCMMSETEKELNEKRDEAEAVFKRWYSNAVELSSEQSQDSSTGFGNTQKTAEQLLGLVPSITMSRTDANIDVVSEMYSSELPNPQTLDAEYHRWTRKWESERSQPDALQPALETCDADIFPNINCLLRIACTIPVTSADNEPANSTLKLL, encoded by the exons AACTAAGATCCGCGACCTCTACTGTACTCGTTGGGTTGAACGTCAGGAGGCATACGAAACGTTCACGCTGTTACTTCCATCGATTGTTAAAACCTTTGAGGTTATTTTGGATGAACAGCAGCACAAACAATACAGTACCAAAACCCCTTGGAACTGGGACAGAGAGACTCTCCAGAGGACAAATGGCTTCTACCACACATGTTGTTCTTTCCAGTTTCTCATCGCGTTAATAGTCACCATGAAAACTTTGGCAGTCATTAAGCAGATTAGCATTAAACTGCAAAAGAAGTCCAATGACATCGTGAAGGCATACTGTATGATGTCAGAGACCGAGAAAGAGTTGAACGAAAAGAGAGACGAGGCTGAAGCTGTGTTCAAAAGATGGTACTCTAATGCTGTCGAGCTCAGTTCAGAACAGTCTCAAGACAGCAGCACCGG ATTTGGTAATACTCAGAAGACTGCTGAGCAGTTACTTGGTCTAGTTCCAAGCATCACCATGTCACGCACAGATGCAAACATTGATGTGGTTTCAGAGATGTACAGCTCAGAACTGCCAAACCCTCAAACTCTGGATGCCGAGTACCATCGATGGACGAGAAAGTGGGAGTCAGAGAGAAGCCAACCAGACGCTCTTCAACCTGCATTAGAG ACCTGTGATGCAGACATTTTCCCCAACATCAACTGTTTGCTGCGCATTGCATGCACTATTCCAGTGACTTCAGCTGACAACGAGCCTGCCAACAGTACCTTAAAGCTGCTTTAA